A segment of the Agromyces sp. H17E-10 genome:
GCACGTGAACAACGCCCGGATGCTGAGCCTTCTCGAGGAGGCTCGCATCCAGGCGTTCTGGGTGAACGACGACGGCACTGCAGAACACGCGGTCGGCGCGTCGACGGCGGTGCTCGATGCGACGCCCGGCTCGACGACGATCACACTCATCGCGCGCCAAGAGGTGGAGTACCTCGCCCCCATCCCGTATCAGCGGCTGCCGCTCGACGTCGAGCTGTGGATCGGGCACATGGGCGGTGCGAGCCTCGACGTCTGCTACGAGGTCTACTCGCCGGCCGGGGCGTCGCCGCGCGTGCTGTACACCCGTGCGGTCACGACGATCGTGCTCGTGGATGCCGCGACCGAGCGGCCGCGGCGCATGAGCGACGACGAGCGCGCCGCGTGGGAGCCGTACCTCGAGGCGCCGATCGAGTTCCGTCGGCGCTGAGCTCCCGCTGGCCGCGTCGCCGACCTCGGCGCGGGTTCCGACGGCCTTGGTGCGTGGGCGCTGAGCTCCCGCTGTGCCGCGTCGCCGGGCCTCCTGTGGACTCCGGTCGGTCTCAGGACGCCGTGACGATCTCGTCGCCGGCGACCTCGATCTTGATCGGGCTGAGCGGCTCGGGTGCCGGCCCCGCCA
Coding sequences within it:
- a CDS encoding acyl-CoA thioesterase translates to MRLHVPTPLRWSDLDAYGHVNNARMLSLLEEARIQAFWVNDDGTAEHAVGASTAVLDATPGSTTITLIARQEVEYLAPIPYQRLPLDVELWIGHMGGASLDVCYEVYSPAGASPRVLYTRAVTTIVLVDAATERPRRMSDDERAAWEPYLEAPIEFRRR